A window of the Yersinia rochesterensis genome harbors these coding sequences:
- the sctF gene encoding type III secretion system needle filament subunit SctF translates to MDINALVNGLAQSINKIGQDFQSQMASGNPSDPEHMLKMQFAMQQYSSYINFSSALMKGIKDMTSGIIAKI, encoded by the coding sequence ATGGACATAAACGCATTAGTGAATGGGCTGGCACAAAGCATCAATAAGATTGGTCAGGATTTTCAAAGCCAGATGGCATCCGGTAATCCCTCGGATCCTGAGCATATGCTAAAGATGCAATTTGCTATGCAGCAGTATTCATCTTATATCAATTTCAGCAGTGCTTTGATGAAGGGAATTAAGGATATGACCAGTGGGATTATTGCCAAAATATGA